A genome region from Methylobacterium sp. FF17 includes the following:
- a CDS encoding formylmethanofuran dehydrogenase subunit C, producing MSTLTLRQEPPERLDLLHVNPLSLSGLTEAEAARLPVGTSRHGLTLGDCFTLSLDGSDTLVIEGGSTRLDRVGASLSGGSIRVVGDVGQRLGAGMRSGTVTVTGSAGPFAGSGATGGTITIEGDAGDHAGGAVYAAKAGLDGATLVIHGRAGDHLGDRMRRGLILVGEAGAHAGARMIAGTIAALSLGDHPGYGMRRGTILAGGVGALIPSFVETGAHDLVFLRLLARSLRPLSPAHADLAAGALKRYSGDLATLGKGELWVSAA from the coding sequence ATGAGCACCCTCACCCTGCGCCAGGAGCCGCCGGAGCGGCTCGATCTCCTGCACGTCAACCCGCTTTCGCTCAGCGGCCTCACCGAGGCGGAAGCCGCGCGGCTTCCCGTGGGCACGAGCCGGCACGGCCTGACCCTCGGCGATTGCTTTACCCTTTCCCTCGACGGCTCCGACACCCTCGTCATCGAGGGCGGCTCGACCCGCCTCGATCGGGTCGGCGCATCCCTCAGCGGCGGCAGCATCCGGGTGGTGGGCGATGTCGGCCAGCGCCTCGGCGCAGGCATGAGATCGGGAACCGTCACCGTCACGGGCTCGGCCGGTCCCTTCGCGGGTTCCGGTGCCACCGGCGGCACGATCACCATCGAGGGCGATGCCGGAGACCATGCCGGCGGTGCGGTCTATGCCGCCAAGGCCGGTCTCGACGGGGCCACCCTGGTGATCCACGGCCGGGCGGGGGACCATCTCGGCGACCGCATGCGGCGCGGGCTGATCCTGGTCGGCGAGGCCGGTGCCCATGCGGGTGCGCGGATGATCGCCGGCACCATCGCGGCCCTCAGCCTCGGCGACCATCCGGGCTACGGCATGCGCCGGGGTACGATCCTGGCCGGCGGCGTCGGCGCACTGATCCCGAGCTTTGTCGAAACCGGCGCGCACGACCTCGTGTTCCTGCGCCTGCTGGCGCGGTCGCTGCGCCCTCTGAGCCCGGCCCATGCCGACCTCGCGGCCGGTGCGCTCAAGCGGTACTCTGGCGATCTCGCCACCCTCGGCAAGGGCGAGCTCTGGGTCTCCGCGGCCTGA
- a CDS encoding formylmethanofuran dehydrogenase subunit A — protein sequence MLIRIHGGRVVDPTAGRDAVGEVWIEDGRVVAASDRAPDRTIDASGCVVMAGGVEVHSHIAGGNVVMSRLLLPELYASEAAPEGHPFAHAGGSAAWIGANYARMGYTLAVEPAMPPSNALATQLELADIPLLDRGALTVMGNDDHLLQLLRQREGKAAVRDLVALSVATSRGLGVKCINAGGASAFKDGMLKLSLDDEIPVYGLSTRRIMGALLDAVEEIGVPHPLHVHCNNLGIPGADDSFVATMEAAEGRRIHFAHAQFYGYGVADPENPLTGGFRSAAERITEAMEAHPNATFDVGQVAFGQTVTISLDILRQFAGRKGANPKKWILTAGDAEGGGVVPFLYKPRGPVSSLQWAIGLELMLLAKEPERTILTTDHPNGGPFTDYPRIIHFLMDKEERDREIASLHKVIAERSGLCAIEREYSFSEIAQLTRSGPAKLLGLTDRGHLREGARADVAIYRDDRNRTAMFARAKLVLKDGETIVEDGEVVAWRSGRTLELTVESDKAMVARSETYLQDRFGTGLQSFAVPDEAFPKPDVFAEVACRS from the coding sequence ATGCTGATCCGGATTCACGGAGGCCGGGTCGTCGACCCGACGGCCGGCCGCGACGCGGTCGGTGAGGTCTGGATCGAGGACGGCCGCGTCGTGGCTGCCTCCGACCGCGCGCCCGACCGGACCATCGACGCCAGCGGCTGCGTGGTGATGGCGGGTGGCGTCGAGGTGCACTCGCACATCGCCGGGGGCAACGTGGTGATGAGCCGCCTGCTCCTGCCCGAACTCTATGCCAGCGAGGCGGCGCCCGAGGGCCATCCCTTCGCGCATGCGGGTGGCTCGGCCGCCTGGATCGGGGCCAATTACGCGCGGATGGGCTACACGCTGGCCGTCGAGCCCGCGATGCCGCCTTCGAACGCCCTGGCGACGCAACTCGAACTCGCCGACATTCCGCTGCTCGACCGCGGCGCCCTGACGGTGATGGGCAACGACGACCACCTGCTTCAGCTTCTGCGCCAGCGCGAGGGCAAGGCGGCGGTGCGCGATCTCGTCGCCCTCTCGGTGGCGACCTCGCGGGGCCTCGGCGTCAAGTGCATCAATGCGGGCGGCGCCTCGGCCTTCAAGGACGGGATGCTGAAGCTCAGCCTCGACGACGAGATCCCCGTCTACGGTCTGTCCACCCGGCGGATCATGGGCGCCCTCCTCGACGCGGTCGAGGAGATCGGCGTCCCGCATCCCCTGCACGTCCACTGCAACAACCTCGGCATTCCGGGCGCCGACGACTCGTTCGTCGCCACGATGGAGGCGGCTGAGGGGCGGCGCATTCACTTCGCCCATGCCCAGTTCTACGGCTACGGCGTCGCCGACCCCGAGAACCCGCTCACCGGCGGCTTCCGCTCGGCGGCCGAGCGCATCACGGAAGCCATGGAGGCGCACCCGAACGCCACCTTCGACGTCGGCCAGGTCGCCTTCGGCCAGACCGTGACGATCTCCCTGGACATCCTGCGCCAGTTCGCCGGCCGCAAGGGTGCCAACCCGAAGAAATGGATCCTCACCGCGGGCGACGCGGAGGGCGGCGGCGTGGTGCCGTTCCTCTACAAGCCGCGTGGACCGGTGAGCTCCCTGCAATGGGCGATCGGCCTCGAGCTGATGCTGCTGGCCAAGGAGCCGGAGCGCACGATCCTCACCACCGACCATCCGAACGGCGGCCCGTTCACCGATTACCCGCGCATCATCCACTTCCTGATGGACAAGGAGGAGCGCGACCGCGAGATCGCATCCCTCCACAAGGTGATCGCCGAGCGCTCGGGCTTGTGCGCCATCGAGCGCGAGTACAGCTTCTCGGAGATCGCGCAGCTGACGCGATCCGGTCCGGCCAAGCTCCTCGGGCTGACCGACCGCGGGCACCTGCGCGAGGGCGCGCGCGCCGACGTCGCGATCTACCGCGACGACAGGAACCGCACCGCCATGTTCGCCCGCGCCAAGCTGGTCCTGAAGGATGGCGAGACCATCGTGGAGGACGGCGAGGTCGTGGCCTGGCGCTCGGGCCGCACCCTGGAACTCACCGTCGAATCCGACAAGGCGATGGTGGCCCGCTCCGAGACCTACCTGCAGGACCGCTTCGGCACGGGCCTGCAGAGCTTCGCGGTGCCGGACGAAGCCTTCCCGAAGCCGGATGTGTTCGCGGAGGTTGCATGTCGCTCGTGA
- a CDS encoding sensor histidine kinase, with product MRSLRVRFALLLGSCALLVILAALGVLASISAAERTIDRTLAAQGRLELLVELSGRMTQYGLAALEAVSNPDAQPEVLAVARANVDRALVAVDEALGRSIAASDDPLDRTQYAARTRPLAQLRSARAVLDRQVAQVLRQSDDEQRRAAIRGALNGFGAMTGQPLSFLIEVERRSMIAGSDAARDLSGTLRIASLAAVAVALVLVLLLYRGVTRPVLARIEAVRRAASAVGRGELDTRLSVATRDELGLLVANFNRMAARLARREGRLAADRAALEDIVAARTLDLRAANARLEAVDRSRRRFFADVSHELRTPLTVILGECDIAARSAGRGIDFAPVFATIRKRALRLQRRVEDLLRVARSESGQIELDRRPVNARPILSDAVEGMASEAARRRVTLTLAASDLDPMLLADREWLRQVVESLIDNALRHAAGLTRVTVALAQRDGWARVTVTDDGPGFPDLGDGLFERFRRESPAGEAGFGIGLALARWVVERHDGTIRLASGPDGTGAEVALELPVLGSAEAASDPATQHHDGPDRVGKETLA from the coding sequence ATGCGCTCGCTGAGGGTCCGGTTCGCCCTGCTGCTGGGCAGCTGCGCGCTGCTCGTCATCCTGGCGGCTCTGGGCGTACTTGCCTCGATCAGCGCCGCCGAGCGAACCATCGACCGCACCCTGGCGGCGCAGGGGCGCCTCGAACTCCTCGTCGAACTCTCCGGGCGCATGACCCAGTACGGTCTCGCGGCGCTGGAGGCGGTGAGCAATCCCGATGCCCAGCCCGAAGTGCTGGCCGTGGCCCGCGCCAATGTCGACCGGGCCCTGGTAGCGGTGGACGAGGCGCTGGGCCGCAGCATCGCGGCGAGCGACGATCCCCTGGACCGGACCCAGTACGCCGCCCGCACCCGCCCCCTCGCGCAACTGCGCTCGGCGCGGGCGGTGCTCGACCGGCAGGTGGCGCAGGTGCTGCGGCAATCCGACGACGAGCAGCGCCGGGCCGCGATCCGGGGGGCGCTGAACGGGTTCGGGGCGATGACGGGCCAGCCCCTCTCCTTCCTCATCGAGGTCGAGCGGCGCTCGATGATCGCGGGCTCCGATGCGGCGCGGGACCTCTCCGGCACCCTGCGAATCGCATCCCTGGCGGCGGTGGCCGTCGCCCTCGTCCTCGTCCTGCTGCTCTACCGGGGCGTGACCCGGCCGGTGCTCGCCCGCATCGAGGCGGTGCGGCGCGCCGCCAGCGCCGTCGGCCGCGGGGAACTCGACACCCGGCTCTCGGTGGCGACCCGCGACGAACTCGGCCTGCTGGTAGCGAACTTCAACCGCATGGCCGCGCGGCTGGCCCGGCGGGAGGGCCGTCTGGCCGCCGACCGCGCCGCCCTGGAGGACATCGTGGCCGCCCGCACCCTCGACCTTCGGGCGGCCAATGCCCGCCTGGAGGCGGTGGACCGGTCGCGCCGGCGCTTCTTCGCCGATGTCAGCCACGAGCTGCGCACGCCGCTCACCGTCATCCTCGGCGAATGCGACATCGCCGCCCGCTCGGCCGGACGGGGAATTGATTTCGCGCCGGTCTTCGCCACCATCCGCAAGCGGGCCCTGCGCCTCCAGCGCCGGGTCGAGGACCTGCTCCGGGTGGCTCGCTCCGAATCCGGGCAGATCGAACTCGACCGGCGCCCGGTGAATGCGCGTCCGATCCTGTCCGACGCCGTCGAGGGCATGGCCTCCGAAGCGGCGCGCCGGCGCGTGACCCTGACCCTGGCGGCCTCGGACCTCGATCCGATGCTGCTCGCCGACCGCGAATGGCTGCGCCAGGTCGTCGAGAGTCTGATCGACAATGCCCTGCGCCACGCCGCCGGCCTCACGCGCGTCACCGTGGCGCTGGCGCAGCGGGACGGATGGGCGCGGGTGACCGTCACCGACGACGGTCCGGGCTTTCCGGACCTGGGCGATGGCCTGTTCGAGCGCTTCCGGCGCGAGAGCCCCGCCGGCGAGGCCGGATTCGGCATCGGCTTGGCCCTGGCGCGCTGGGTCGTCGAGCGCCATGATGGCACGATCCGCTTGGCGAGCGGGCCGGACGGCACCGGTGCCGAGGTCGCCCTCGAACTGCCGGTGCTGGGTTCCGCCGAAGCCGCGTCCGACCCGGCGACGCAGCATCACGATGGCCCGGACCGGGTCGGGAAGGAGACCCTGGCATGA
- a CDS encoding molybdopterin-binding domain-containing protein yields the protein MAAWVKGGATDADAAVEAAATLLASARNAVLAGLCAELSAVRAAYHLADAIGASVDPVAGPSLYAELGPLSRTGGMTTTPAEAIGRGDAVLIVGNSPWDRPIVQDIAGTPPARGRAAGSERTILSLGGPRNGATRHVAYPADGGGLAVSVAHLRAFLKGNLAGETAYADLAKRLAAAQYGVVLYDPAEIGELGVEMLQGLIKDLNETTRFFGLPLADPFQGRALLQLAAWTTGQAPRVGFGRHLPEHDPWRFDSARQIAAGEADAVLWLASLPAPRPDWLGTLPSVAIVGVGSPEASGDVADVVFAVGVPGESVGGTLWDERRAAITYVPASGQTAELSAAGILTAIHERLTQKKAAAC from the coding sequence ATGGCGGCCTGGGTGAAGGGTGGTGCGACGGACGCGGACGCGGCGGTGGAGGCCGCCGCTACGCTCCTCGCCTCAGCGCGGAACGCTGTCCTGGCGGGGCTCTGCGCCGAGCTGAGCGCGGTACGCGCGGCCTACCACCTCGCCGATGCCATCGGTGCCTCCGTCGATCCCGTGGCCGGCCCGAGCCTCTACGCGGAGCTTGGCCCGCTCAGCCGCACCGGTGGGATGACCACGACCCCGGCCGAGGCCATCGGCCGTGGCGATGCCGTCCTCATCGTGGGAAATTCCCCGTGGGATCGCCCCATCGTCCAGGACATTGCCGGGACGCCGCCCGCGCGGGGCCGCGCCGCTGGCTCCGAGCGCACGATCCTGTCGCTCGGCGGTCCGCGCAACGGCGCCACGCGGCACGTGGCCTATCCGGCGGATGGCGGGGGCCTCGCGGTCTCGGTCGCGCATCTGCGCGCCTTCCTGAAGGGCAACCTCGCTGGCGAGACGGCCTATGCGGATCTGGCCAAGCGCCTCGCTGCGGCACAGTACGGCGTCGTCCTCTACGACCCGGCCGAGATTGGCGAACTCGGTGTCGAGATGCTCCAGGGCCTGATCAAGGACCTGAACGAGACCACGCGCTTCTTCGGCCTGCCGCTCGCCGATCCGTTCCAGGGCCGCGCGCTCCTCCAACTCGCCGCCTGGACCACGGGCCAGGCCCCCCGCGTGGGCTTCGGGCGGCACCTGCCCGAGCATGATCCCTGGCGCTTCGACAGCGCCCGCCAGATCGCGGCCGGCGAGGCCGATGCCGTCCTCTGGCTCGCCTCCCTCCCCGCCCCCCGGCCGGACTGGCTCGGGACCTTGCCGAGCGTCGCCATCGTGGGCGTCGGCAGCCCCGAGGCCAGCGGCGACGTCGCCGACGTGGTCTTCGCGGTGGGCGTGCCCGGCGAGAGCGTCGGCGGCACGCTGTGGGATGAGCGCCGTGCCGCGATCACCTACGTGCCGGCCTCCGGCCAGACAGCCGAGTTGAGCGCGGCCGGCATCCTCACCGCCATTCACGAACGCCTCACGCAGAAGAAGGCCGCCGCATGCTGA
- a CDS encoding response regulator transcription factor — MTRVLIVEDDSDIRAMLARGLEAEGFRVGVAGCVDDALAAARDDAPEAVVLDITLPDGSGHDVCRSLREGGYPGPILFLSARDEVRDRAEGLALGADDYIVKPFVFDELLARLQTHLLRRKAADAPRTIVTAGKLILDLNIRQVGFADATARLTPREAELLALLMDHANQPVTRGDIFDKLWAGQGGLSLNVVDVYVGYLRTKLADFVRLGGPVIVTVRGRGFMLDLKGQDFRH; from the coding sequence ATGACGCGCGTCTTGATCGTCGAGGATGACAGCGACATCCGCGCCATGCTCGCGCGCGGCCTGGAGGCGGAAGGCTTCCGGGTCGGTGTCGCGGGATGCGTCGACGACGCCCTCGCCGCTGCCCGCGACGATGCCCCGGAGGCAGTGGTGCTCGACATCACGCTGCCGGACGGCTCCGGTCACGACGTCTGCCGCTCCCTGCGGGAGGGCGGCTACCCCGGCCCGATCCTCTTCCTCTCGGCCCGCGACGAAGTCCGCGACCGGGCCGAGGGACTGGCACTCGGCGCCGATGACTACATCGTGAAGCCCTTCGTCTTCGACGAATTGCTGGCCCGGCTGCAGACCCACCTCCTGCGCCGTAAGGCTGCGGATGCACCCCGCACCATCGTGACAGCGGGCAAGCTCATCCTCGACCTGAACATCCGTCAGGTCGGCTTCGCCGATGCGACGGCGCGCCTCACCCCGCGCGAGGCGGAGTTGCTGGCACTCCTGATGGACCATGCCAACCAGCCCGTGACGCGCGGCGACATCTTCGACAAGCTCTGGGCGGGCCAGGGCGGCCTCTCCCTGAATGTCGTCGATGTCTACGTGGGTTACCTGCGCACGAAGCTCGCCGATTTCGTCCGGCTCGGCGGCCCGGTCATCGTCACGGTGCGGGGGCGTGGCTTCATGCTCGACCTCAAGGGCCAGGATTTCCGTCACTGA
- the fhcD gene encoding formylmethanofuran--tetrahydromethanopterin N-formyltransferase — MTDLTLNGIPVIDTFAEAFDVAGTAIIITNDTAKWAMIAATVMTGFATSVIGCGAEAGIDCELSPEETPDGRPGVRVLLFGFEPNGLKDQLLKRVGQCVLTCPGTACYAGVEGPTKIKLGGAIRYFGDGFAVAKRLTDPVTGKARRYWRIPVMDGEFLCEDFVRAVDGAVGGGNLLFLGRKHADTLKVAEIAVEAARAVPGAILPFPGGIVRSGSKVGARTKGMMASTNDAYCPTLKGRAGTALSAEVGVVLEIVIDALTSDAVAESMRAGLHAATEAGAAHGLVAVTAGNYGGNLGRHHYHLKNLLSKEPASEAGAA; from the coding sequence ATGACGGACCTCACCCTCAACGGCATTCCGGTGATCGACACCTTCGCGGAGGCGTTCGACGTCGCCGGGACCGCGATCATCATCACCAACGACACGGCCAAGTGGGCGATGATCGCCGCCACCGTGATGACGGGCTTCGCCACCTCGGTAATCGGCTGCGGCGCCGAGGCCGGGATCGATTGCGAGCTCTCCCCCGAGGAGACCCCGGACGGGCGACCCGGCGTGCGCGTGCTGCTGTTCGGCTTCGAGCCGAACGGTCTCAAGGATCAGCTCCTCAAGCGCGTCGGCCAGTGCGTTCTCACCTGCCCCGGCACCGCCTGCTACGCCGGCGTCGAGGGCCCGACGAAGATCAAGCTCGGCGGCGCGATCCGCTACTTCGGCGACGGCTTCGCGGTGGCGAAACGCCTGACCGACCCCGTCACCGGCAAGGCCCGGCGCTACTGGCGCATCCCCGTGATGGACGGCGAGTTCCTGTGCGAGGACTTCGTCCGCGCGGTGGACGGTGCGGTCGGCGGCGGCAATCTCCTGTTCCTCGGGCGCAAGCACGCCGACACCCTGAAGGTGGCGGAGATCGCCGTGGAAGCCGCCCGTGCGGTCCCGGGCGCGATTCTGCCGTTCCCCGGGGGCATCGTCCGCTCCGGCTCGAAGGTCGGTGCCCGCACCAAGGGCATGATGGCCTCCACCAACGACGCCTATTGCCCGACCCTGAAGGGCCGGGCCGGCACCGCGCTGTCGGCCGAAGTCGGCGTCGTGCTGGAGATCGTCATCGACGCGCTGACCTCGGACGCGGTCGCAGAATCCATGCGTGCCGGCCTGCACGCGGCCACCGAAGCCGGTGCCGCTCACGGGCTCGTCGCGGTCACGGCCGGTAATTACGGTGGCAATCTCGGCCGCCACCACTATCACCTGAAGAACCTGCTCTCGAAGGAGCCGGCGAGCGAGGCTGGAGCGGCATGA
- a CDS encoding beta-ribofuranosylaminobenzene 5'-phosphate synthase family protein: MRIPGGQGGTPVAAGLRVHAPARLHFGFLDLHGGLGRRFGSIGLALDAPAVTLTARPSERLDVTGPEARRAAAYALAAATHLGIAGQAALTVETAIPAHAGFGSGTQLALSVAAALAGLAGRPFAPEDFADALDRGNRSGVGLAAFTQGGLIVDGGRDPHGNPPPVIARLAYPEAWRVVLILDTAMTGVHGSREIAAFRDLPRFPEGQAAEICRIVLMQVLPAVATAEPEGFGAGITRIQQLIGDHFAPHQGGRYASPAVAEALAAIAARGIAGYGQSSWGPTGFALVPSEAQARALVADLERPGPLSFLIARGRNTGATVTAL, from the coding sequence ATGCGGATCCCGGGCGGGCAGGGCGGCACGCCCGTGGCTGCCGGTCTGCGCGTACATGCCCCGGCCCGCCTGCATTTCGGCTTCCTCGACCTGCATGGCGGCCTCGGCCGCCGCTTCGGCAGCATCGGCCTCGCCCTCGACGCCCCCGCAGTGACCCTGACGGCGCGGCCGAGCGAGCGCCTCGACGTGACGGGCCCGGAAGCGCGCCGCGCGGCGGCTTATGCGCTGGCGGCCGCGACCCATCTCGGCATCGCCGGCCAAGCCGCCCTGACAGTCGAGACCGCGATCCCGGCCCATGCGGGCTTCGGCTCGGGCACGCAGTTGGCGCTCAGCGTCGCGGCGGCGCTCGCCGGCCTGGCGGGGCGCCCCTTCGCCCCGGAGGATTTCGCCGACGCTCTCGACCGGGGCAACCGCTCCGGGGTCGGGCTCGCCGCCTTCACGCAAGGAGGGCTCATCGTCGATGGCGGGCGCGATCCTCACGGCAACCCGCCCCCCGTGATTGCGCGCCTCGCCTACCCGGAGGCCTGGCGCGTGGTGCTGATCCTCGACACCGCCATGACCGGGGTGCACGGCAGCCGCGAGATCGCGGCATTTCGCGACCTGCCGCGTTTTCCTGAGGGGCAGGCCGCCGAGATCTGCCGCATCGTTCTGATGCAGGTTCTGCCGGCCGTCGCCACCGCCGAGCCGGAGGGGTTCGGTGCCGGCATCACCCGGATCCAGCAGTTGATCGGGGACCACTTCGCGCCCCACCAAGGCGGCCGCTACGCCAGCCCGGCCGTGGCCGAGGCGCTGGCCGCCATCGCGGCACGGGGCATCGCCGGATACGGCCAGAGCTCCTGGGGGCCGACCGGCTTCGCGCTGGTCCCCTCGGAGGCGCAGGCCCGCGCCCTGGTGGCCGATCTCGAACGACCCGGCCCGCTGAGCTTCCTGATCGCGCGCGGGCGCAACACCGGGGCCACGGTCACGGCGCTTTAA
- a CDS encoding ATP-grasp domain-containing protein codes for MALMPGLAGRTILIAAQSGRALAQAARRAGLTPLVLDLFGDADTRALAGDYRPAEGRFGEGLLGRDAVLRHLDALAASAPTAPLGLVLGSGFEAAPEVMRAVAGRHTLLGAGPDCVSILKDPFAFAALCRQHGVPHPPVSRDPVSDRSAWLLKRSGGSGGAHIRAATGGRAPPGTYFQARVPGRAFALSFLTDGRSIRVVGVTEQWCTPSPLRPFRYAGALERARHEAPPLAPPLLAAITDGAARLAAATDLRGLASADCLVNGAEWWLTEINPRPGATLDVLDRRPTPLLALHIAASLGHPFETEPSPVDAAASEICYAASGYAPIPPISWPAFVRDRPKPGSTVARDAPLCTLFATGPDSAATRAMLRSRAAELRTLLALTEGHP; via the coding sequence ATGGCCCTGATGCCAGGACTGGCCGGCCGGACCATCCTCATTGCCGCCCAGTCCGGCCGCGCCCTGGCACAGGCTGCGCGGCGGGCAGGCCTGACGCCCCTCGTCCTGGACCTGTTCGGCGATGCCGACACGCGGGCCCTGGCCGGGGATTATCGTCCGGCCGAGGGTCGGTTCGGCGAAGGCTTGCTCGGCCGTGATGCCGTCCTGCGCCACCTCGACGCGCTCGCGGCGAGCGCGCCCACAGCGCCCCTCGGCCTCGTCCTCGGCAGCGGGTTCGAAGCCGCGCCGGAGGTGATGCGGGCCGTCGCCGGCCGCCATACCCTCCTCGGCGCCGGCCCGGACTGCGTATCCATCCTGAAGGACCCGTTCGCCTTCGCGGCTTTGTGCCGGCAGCACGGCGTCCCGCACCCGCCCGTCAGCCGCGACCCCGTATCCGATCGGTCGGCCTGGCTCCTGAAGCGGTCAGGGGGGTCGGGCGGAGCGCATATCCGTGCCGCGACGGGAGGCCGCGCCCCACCGGGCACCTATTTCCAGGCCCGAGTGCCGGGCCGGGCGTTTGCCTTGTCGTTCCTGACCGATGGCCGGTCCATCCGAGTCGTCGGCGTCACCGAACAATGGTGCACGCCGTCCCCCCTGCGCCCCTTCCGCTATGCCGGCGCCCTGGAGCGGGCGCGCCACGAGGCACCACCCCTCGCCCCGCCCCTCCTCGCGGCGATCACGGACGGCGCCGCCCGCCTCGCGGCGGCGACGGACCTTCGCGGGCTCGCCAGCGCCGACTGCCTCGTCAACGGCGCGGAGTGGTGGCTCACCGAGATCAACCCGCGCCCCGGTGCCACCCTCGACGTGCTCGACCGTCGCCCGACACCCCTGCTCGCCCTGCATATCGCTGCGAGCCTCGGCCACCCGTTCGAGACGGAACCGTCGCCTGTGGATGCGGCGGCGTCCGAAATCTGCTACGCGGCCAGCGGCTACGCGCCGATACCGCCGATCTCCTGGCCGGCTTTCGTGCGCGACCGCCCAAAACCCGGCTCCACGGTGGCACGCGACGCGCCGCTGTGCACCCTGTTCGCCACAGGGCCGGACTCGGCCGCCACGAGAGCGATGTTGCGAAGCCGGGCCGCGGAACTGCGGACCCTGCTCGCCCTGACGGAGGGACACCCATGA
- a CDS encoding NAD(P)-dependent methylenetetrahydromethanopterin dehydrogenase, whose protein sequence is MARSILHMITPLKHMSPFDVNMAVDAGFETIATYTNATLADVTALVQDSIFSRAPGDGVRTGIFIGGKNAEDALDMVDRAKKALVPPFANHIFADPAGSFTTGAAMVAEVTRALRVKFDTELAGKRIVIFGGAGVVAYVAAVIGALNGAKAVIVGHDGEERVSKIANTMRWRFGVEVEAVDGTTPAARRAAIAEADVILSAGPAGVAILTAEDLESAPKLLVASDVNAVPPAGIAGIDVNAVDVALPTGRGVGIGALAVGNVKYQTESRLFRRMLEADEPLCLDFRDAYALAVEVAG, encoded by the coding sequence ATGGCCCGCTCGATTCTGCACATGATCACGCCCTTGAAGCACATGAGCCCGTTCGACGTGAACATGGCTGTGGATGCGGGCTTCGAGACCATCGCGACCTACACGAACGCCACGCTCGCGGACGTGACGGCCCTGGTCCAGGACTCGATTTTTTCGCGCGCGCCCGGTGACGGCGTGCGCACCGGGATCTTCATCGGCGGCAAGAATGCCGAGGACGCCCTGGACATGGTGGACCGGGCCAAGAAGGCCTTGGTGCCGCCCTTCGCCAACCACATCTTCGCGGACCCCGCCGGATCCTTCACCACGGGCGCGGCCATGGTCGCGGAGGTGACGCGAGCCCTGAGGGTGAAGTTCGACACGGAACTCGCGGGGAAGCGCATCGTGATCTTCGGGGGCGCCGGCGTCGTCGCCTACGTCGCGGCGGTGATCGGCGCGCTGAACGGCGCCAAGGCGGTCATCGTCGGCCACGACGGCGAGGAGCGGGTGAGCAAGATCGCCAACACCATGCGCTGGCGCTTCGGCGTGGAGGTCGAAGCCGTGGACGGCACCACGCCCGCCGCTCGGCGCGCGGCCATCGCCGAGGCCGACGTGATCCTCTCCGCCGGTCCCGCCGGCGTCGCGATCCTGACCGCCGAGGATCTCGAATCCGCCCCGAAGCTCCTCGTGGCGTCCGACGTCAATGCCGTGCCGCCCGCCGGCATCGCGGGGATCGACGTCAATGCCGTCGACGTCGCCCTGCCCACCGGCCGGGGCGTCGGCATCGGCGCCCTCGCGGTGGGCAACGTGAAGTACCAGACGGAATCCCGCCTGTTCCGCCGCATGCTGGAGGCCGATGAACCGCTCTGCCTCGATTTCCGGGATGCCTATGCGCTGGCCGTCGAGGTGGCGGGCTGA